From a single Methanothermobacter sp. genomic region:
- a CDS encoding symporter small accessory protein translates to MVLGIPDPWVWSAYLLCILVTVFCVLYGIVNWNRGGEDEEEQIMEELQWEEEERKMEEDELGL, encoded by the coding sequence ATGGTGCTTGGTATACCTGATCCCTGGGTCTGGAGTGCTTACCTCCTCTGCATCCTTGTGACGGTTTTCTGTGTCCTTTATGGTATTGTGAACTGGAACCGTGGCGGTGAGGATGAGGAGGAGCAGATAATGGAGGAGCTCCAGTGGGAAGAGGAAGAAAGGAAGATGGAAGAGGATGAACTGGGCCTCTAG